The genomic window ctaatagagcagtcatcctaatagagcagtcaccctgaagagaattcaagagatcagctagaaacaagaaacatgtatagagatcagctacacacaagtcactctgtagagagatcagctagaagaagttaccttgtagggagttcatgcaactatggaaatggatagttcagctagaaaaaatcaccttgtatacagttcagctacaaagaaaccaccatgtacagagttcagctacaaacaaatcgtcctgtggagagatcaatagaagaagttaccttgcagagagttcagctacaaagaaaccatcatgtagagagttcagctacaaacaaatctccctgtagagagattagctaaaagaagttaccttgtagagagttcagctacaaagaaaccatcatgtagagagttcagctagaagaagttaccttgtagagagttcagtagagagatcagctagaagaaagtaccttgtagagagttcagctacaaagaaaccaccatgtagagagttcagctgcaaagaaatcaccctgtagaaaatgcagccacaaacaaattgccctgtagaaagatcagttagaagaagttaccttttagagagttcagctacaaagaaaccaccctgtagagagatcagctagaagaagttaccttgtagatcgttcagctacaaacaaatcaccctgtagagagatcagctagaagaagttaccttgtagagagttcagctacaaagaaaccaccatgtagagagttcagctgcaaagaaatcaccctgtataaaattctgccacaaacaaattgccatgtagaaagatcagttagaagaagttacattgtagagagttcagctacaaagaaaccattttgtaaagagctcagctgcaaacaaatcacctgtacagaattcagctatgaacaaatcaccctgtagagagatcagctagaagaagttaccttgtagatagttcagctacaaacaaatctccctgtagagagatcaccttgtagagaattcagctacaaagaaaccaccatgtagagagttcagctgcaaagaaatcaccctgtagaaaattctgccagaaacaaatttccctgtagaaagatcagttataagaagttaccttttagagagttcagctacaaagaaaccattctgtaaagagttcagctgcagacaaatcacctgtacagaattcagctacgaacaaatcatcctgtagagagaccagctagaagaaattaccttgtagagagttcagctacaaagaaaccatcatttagaaagttcagcttcaaacaaatcacctgtagagagttcagctacaaacaaatctccctgtagagagatcagctagaagaagttaccttgtagatagttcagctgcaaacaaatctccctgtagagagatcagctagaagaaattaccttgtagagagttcagctacaaagaaaccatcatttagaaagttcagcttcaaacaaatctccctgtagagagatcagctagaagaagttaccttgtagagagtgaagctacaaacaaatcatcctattgaaagatcagctagaagaagtcaccttgtagaaatttcagttacaaagaaaccaccatgtagagagttcagctacaaactagtcaccttgtagagacatcagctagaaaagttaccttgtatagagttcagctacaaacaaatctccctgtagagagatcagctacatgtagaagaaattaccttgtagagagttcagctacaaagaaaccattctgtaaagagctcagctgcaaacaaatcacctgtacagaattcagctccaaacaaatcaccctgtagagatatcagctagaagatattaccttgtagatagttcagctacagacaaatcaccctgtagaaagatcagttagaagaagttaccttttagagagttcagctacaaagaaaccattctataaagagctcagctgcaaacaaatcacctgtacagaattcagctacaaacaaatcacctgtagagagttcagctacaaacaaatctccctgtagagagatcagctagaagaagttaccttgtagagagtgaagctacaaacaaatcacccaattgaaagatcagctagaagaagtcaccttgtagaaagttcagttacaaaaagaaaccaccatgtagagagttcagctacaaactagtcaccttgtagagacatcagctagaaagtttaccttgtagagagttcagctacaaagaaaccattctgtaaagagctcagctgcaaacaaatcacctgtacagaattcagctacaaacaaatcaccctgtagagagatcagctagaagaaattaccttgtagatagttcagctacaaacaaatcaccctgtagaaagatcagttagaagaagttactttgtagagagttcagctacaaagaaaccgtaaagagctcagctgcaaacaaatcacctgtacagaattcagctacaaacaaatcaccctgtagagagatcagctagaagaagttaccttgtagatagttcagctacaaacaaatcaccctgtagagagatcagctagaagaaattaccttgtagagagttcagctacaaagaaaccatcatatagagagttcagctgcaaagaaaacaccactgcccaaatttcaaggcaatagctccttccaatctgaagttatcaattgtcaaagttggcaaattggatgtgtggaaggccccttttcgcaaatccggtcacatatgtattatatgtgaccggatttacaaaaaagggtcttccacacacatccaattctatgaacttgaatgaccatacctttgcgctcaaagaagatactaacctgaaattttgttcatgcattaacctatgttgttactcatcactgtccaaatttcaaggcaatactattttcctatctgacattatgaactgccaaagttcataaattggatgtgtgtggaagaccccttttcgcaaatccggtcacatatatataatttgtacatttacttcatcttttcttcttcctgtagtaaagaaaaaaacataggttaaaaaattcccaaagctggccataggccggctttggggtatacaaatacaaaaagaaatgaaatctaatccaaaacagccaagctgtaaaaatagtgtgcggccctcagaaaggctatggtgaaaaaagatgtgaaatccaaggtggcggccaagaaatggctgtgatggtaggttaatggtaaaaattttaataatgacaattcaggtaaattttgtgaagcggcacaaaaattcacctgaattgttgttattaaaatttttaccattaacctaccatcacagccatttcttggccgccaccttggatttcacatcttttttcaccatagcctttctgagggccgcacactatttttacagcttggctgttttggattagatagatatTACTGTAGATAGTATATAAACTACATCTTGATCAAAACTCTGTTCACTTCACTACTTTGAGAagtttaaatgaacactgtaactacagtggttTACTATTTTTATGAAGAGATGAACAACTGTTACATTACTTCACATATTTCCATGTTTCGAAATTCTTACCAATATGGCCTAATAAAGTTTAATGGCAAAGTAAATGAAACTTGTCACaagttgataggagcaaccataTACAttgctagttttggcctcactaattagcattagggtaaaaccctaggtatacTTTTAGCCCTTgttacatcacgagtagaaaATTGTGTTAACCATAGGACACACGCTTCGAAACTTACAGAACTTATGTAAGGCATATATATTTGTTAGTTTAGATCAGGTTTTCTGGGCTATGTGGATTTATGGGTTAATGCCATCACCATACATGCCAAAAATCACTATTATGGAGTATGTAGTATTGGAAAAGAATCTAATATCAAATTCaacgttaaaaacaagaaagcaataattttttttacaaaagcaacccaatttttggtctgccagcctgccaattgcaaagctacagtagaagccaaacaaagcagtgcagaGCCACTACttcacaccacaataacaaattcatgtgtgacatgtgccttttctgtGGTTCCAATGAGTCTGCCTTCTGCACTTGGCTTTTCTTTTATCCAATAGACTACACTGTGAATTAAATAACACACATCTGGTTTTCAATACCACACATCTATAACACAATAACAAAACAATAACACACAATTAACAATAAGAATAAGAATAGTAACACACCATTCTCTCCATACCCAAAACCAGATGGTAGCTACAGATTCTATACAGACTTTTGTAAGTTGAATTTTGTGACTAAGACAGATTCTTTTCCTATTCCTTGAATTGATGACTACATAGAGAAATTGGTTGTGCTAAGTTTGTAAGTAAGCTGGATATATTGAAAGGGGATGTACGTATTGACAGGTTCCACTCACTGCTCATGCCCAAAGGTTATCAGCGTTCATTACTCTCACAGGATTACACCAGTACAAGGTAATGCCTTTTGACATGATGAATGCTCCTGCCACTTTTCAGCAGCAAATACAACAGTTAACTGGTGATCTTGTGGGCTGTAAGGGataccaccccaaaaacaccttcgctgtaaaaaaggcgcgcccaagaaactacaagtacctggaacccaatgtaaaaaaacaaaaagaaaaatcagcttagctgaagtgaaaagtaactggtaacttaaagagctgatatctgaagcggccaagaatacaattactaaagtttaatccatgcaagaacaccttggctataaaacaggtgtatacatgaaagtaactggcaactgaaatggctgatatctgaagcggccaagaatgaatggtcatatacaactaattcaaaaatttaacactgaacctttataattcggctgtgttctatattcactcttgctggatcgtaaagtaatttcttttaactctaattggctggtaatttagccgccttttttaatagtcagtataatagagcaaaaaaaggcggccaaattaccagccaattagagttaaaagaaattactttacgatgcagcaagagtgaatatagaacacagccgaattataaaggttcagtgttaaatttttgaattagttgtatatgaccattcattcttggccgcttcagatatcagccatttcagttgccagttactttcatgtatacacctgttttatagccaaggtgttcttgcatggattaaactttagtaattgtattcttggccgcttcagatatcagctctttaagttaccagttacttttcacttcagctaagctgatttttctttttgtttttttacattgggttccaggtacttgtagtttcttgggcgcaccttttttacagcgaaggtgtttttggggtggatatcactcatttttgtcagtgatagactctacatttggtttaaaaggtaatttttttggaaatgagcaattaacattaatgcagaatattatcttggagagtcagtaaaatccatacataataatgattgtttcataacaccgtaaattcggaagtatgaaattacggtgtagtatgactgttctattagagtaaatttatctttattGCCTGTacgtgatgaatatatctcatatctgtgcatgttaaatgcttcagacacctaattaaacttgaaagtgcctaattagttcacagttgccacacagctataaatacatttgtaattgttatcatcataatcatttatcatgttataaccattttttaatattttggtcacaacttcaggattagagcagcagagaaaggaatagaggactcaaccatcaagacttgtatatgggagatggaacagtattgcgatggacaatgccggtactaacccctcaagggtgttgcagtacagtatagatgcaagaccagagccttgatTGTcgccttttgactgtggtcacaacttcaggattggagcagcagagaaaggaatggaggactcaatcatcaagactcggggagatggaatagtattgccaaggacaatgccagcactaacccctcaaggatgtcacagtgcagtatcgatacaaccactccaaccagtgcataagaccagagctcgatcatcaccttttggctgaaatttttatacttgatgaagcaattaaaacaaaaaagttgtagtacttgtactttcctgagggaacatgtccccagagtcccagactcccttgcctgttcagcagaataataggattgagccttactaccagtTTCACCTTTATccttggcctgaatgtacatatcagcaacataatacagtagctgtagataatgttagttaatgcccctaggcagagctataggggtgggaatttttccctactatcatactatcatagtagttcttctcgcagttctttgcctagccatcatcaactgctgtctatcaactgctgtcaaaacattagtctcgtcccccagacccttcctcaagcatgcttatcacacaaaaataacttagtttagcagtacacaaacaattattcattgacagcttatactacacttaccgcatttttgaaccatgtataccaccagaatccaccagattgacaactaacacgtgatctatttaggggaaatctcgtggaaagtccctaattaccttaagaggacactcatgatacgtggttttaaattgaatggtttaagaatgtaactggatggtgaggcgtactttaatcggctcgactttactgagaaactcgagcccctcgtgagaaactacatcgcttgagcaacgcttgaaaaagtaagagtctgGCAAGAATACTGAGgaactctatgatatatgccggtcttgaaagCTAACAAAatgaggagtgaagtttgtgcaacgtgtcacatcgccacacactgattcaccgtctttgtgcgatagggtttttggacctgtccaccagatgttgaaaggaaattcattccaccacatgttgaaaggaaattcattccaacttgtgaagttattggtatactcattgttggggtccatggggacatcgatgatcatttaccagtcagctgtaagtaatgtcacaacagaaggaaaggaaccatttccatatccctatggcatactgattttccaggtcagtttatgtacacccaaccacagaaatgtagaactttggttgcaggtggaaaataaacacctttttactcagttacaagagattcacccagctgggataaaatgttgaagtgaatgtcattagtacctacttgcggttcatcaggtattggacaattccaagtgtccagattatgcagttgtccagtttacacgtttaggcaagttccacaacatcctataatctattactatatctgtgtggaataatgcttatataatatttttcatattccaggctttaggtatgtgtattgtatttaacacctgcatGTTGGTTTTTgtaggccatctggtcatactggtttatccactagcagttgaatgtgatcatggtacatatgtaagttgagaccatgcaagaacaaagatacaggtgtcatgaatttcaggtcagttaacgttcagaggaattgtattattgcaattgttgtttttgtagttatcaattatcagtgaccagtttgtgatagcgtacttttgtttgaccagtgaccaaatgttctggtttacatgcttacccaacagttatgttactcacttaacctgcatatgggatatatatatttttagttcattttgattatccatcctttattggtacagcctggcatattgattttttgcacattctctttttaattcagtgcctgctggattgtttcgtcagatatcgaaacagatgtctttggtgtttgcgaccgatgttccaggtcagtttgcgtgtgtgtttaatttaaggttgacttcagtgcctgcttattcttttacaggtctcggtattgagtgtcatgaatttcaggtcagttgacgtacagaagaattgtattattgcaattgttgtttttgcagttatcaattatcactgtatactagtgatgtgaatttgcaggtcagtctactcagatgtatcaggcatagtgttgatgggttcgaacaagtatccagtgtagactgtagtggcatcaagggtgttaatttccaggtcagtttacatgttgtgatgttagtgattttttcctagtacccagatattaagtgtattgtatttaatgcccacctgttatgtttttaaattatggtatatcagtgtagacagtgcaacagtaagccttctgtgttgtagtaactatttgtttcataatattatgctgttgtcccggaatggcacaatttttgggcaaccagtgtgaagtccggtggtacaaacattgtattatgaccaagttgtgatagcgtacttttgtttgactaatggcctaatgttctggtttgactaatgtcctaatgttctggtttaacatgcttacccaacagttatgttattcattcacttagcctgggatataatttttgttcatttcgattatccatgctattattgacacagcccggcatattgattttttgtacattctcttttaattcagtgcctgctggattgtgtcatcagatatcgaaacaagtgtttttggtgttgcgaccgatgttccaggtcagttgcacgagtgtttaatttaaggttaacttcagtgcctgcttattcttttacaggtctcagtatcgtcatgctgacatacaagaaatcatcactattgttggaactatttttagtcaagtcttgatgtgatgttaattaacgttgttacacattgttgtatgtttaccatatggcaagaaattatcatggccatcatgaaatttgaatattgtgtaagttgtgtggaccaacccaaactcatacatggtcactggcaaaccacgagccacattcgagccacaacaccaccaaccacattcgagcaatccattacaaaatttgttgcaccatttgtgtgtgcataatacttaatgaaagccacaacacaagctacatggtacacactacatagaggtggtaacccctaaaggcttgttaccttttgtattcaccgtatcggcctttgtggttaatctattaaaaattacatgtaaatagagaattgaagagtatgcttaaagcaccttcgctagtgattttgttcttcaaaccatataagacaactggcgatttataaacgctcgcatggggtgtggtactaaatggaatttaaaagatttctgcttaaaacgccatccctagggaacttacggttcagcacgctgtcacaacttgtttatcaggcattagagtttgtgtccacgttgtgtctttaaaagttattgtagggattagaggttgattgaagaaaatacgcgtataggcaaaccaggattggataatgtcagtgctagatggactatacaaacacagctatgttgactggttgactggtataacgtgacagtagttgtaacataaggtagagaaataaagtgaaatacgcctattttttattttgcgatggttacttttttattttagcgaggtcgcaagaaaactataacgactcctaaagattttttatcacgtaacgcaatacaaatctattgagagatgttgcataatttaggactaatattgcgaaaccggccctacacgtaaataactcacagtagtggccgcgcatcttttaattgggcgtgcgctttgtagtttcttggccgcgcgactcactaacGTGAGTCTTGATATCAAGGCTACAGTTCATCCTGGGAGCAACACATGGATCTCCTCTGTCAACTATTCAGGAGATTGTCACAGACAAACCTTACTGTTAACTTGCCTACAAGTGAGTTTGGGCACTGCCAATTAACATTTCTGGGCCATGTTGTGGGCAAGGAAAGATTTCTCCTGTATTGGCAAAGGTGGAACCAGTTTACTCGTTTTCCTGAACTCAATAACAAAAGAGAACTAATGAGATTTTGGGTATGGCTGGGTACTATAGAAAGTTCTGCCACAATTTCTCTGTGATTGTTGGTCCACTGACTAATTTATTGAAGAAACAGAATCATTAcagtacaagtagaaggaaaaattaagaattttaagctggattagggatcaaagaagtaaaaagcagggaaacaagggaacagctgaaagAAAGTTGTAagacaagggaggttgccttacctgcagatatactagtggacatctaatccctactcttcagtctataaccatgactgaattaaggattacatgtccactagtatatctgcaggtataggcaacctcctgtgtttcacaactttcagctgttcccttgtttccttctttgatccctaatccaccttaaaattcctatttttccttctacttgtttgtttacctttttaataacacaattatgactacagAATCCAGGTGTACCACATTAATAGAAAGTTTTACGTCTGAACGCacaccccaataatcaattacgcactgaaaagtgaggtggccattatgcttcatttgtagctatgctctgctcactacacagcgttacaaacaaagaacagtacaagaaacttctttgcaatgaatccagttgcTACGGAAAATGTGGgcgaaaagcatgacacagccagagggaagccatATTGCACTATCACAAATCGACACtttgtgttgtcagcaaaaagaactggaatacaaaggaggacaaaggtaagtccgtgatacgtgcattgtacgtactgcggttggcaaaagggcacgtctcgggacaaagcaacgtcaaacagtgaaaaagtcaagcccatagccttaccaattgttagttagttagttagatagtcagaataaaattctgttaaatagaaaatttttaaaattccgtagaaaCTTGCTGGAAGGGTTTGaggtcactctgaagacatttttgggcttgggtatgcctaaccaacactgccaagctgttatgaaggaaatctGAGGTtggtttagggtgatatttttgggaaagaaagcccaaaactgcatgatccctaatatacagtactaccgtactgtatgatgccaGTTAGCATTTCAATGTGTGAA from Dysidea avara chromosome 2, odDysAvar1.4, whole genome shotgun sequence includes these protein-coding regions:
- the LOC136246928 gene encoding uncharacterized protein isoform X1, translating into MQEQRYRCHEFQCLLDCFVRYRNRCLWCLRPMFQVSVLSVMNFSYQLSLYTSDVNLQVSLLRCIRHSVDGFEQVSSVDCSGIKGVNFQCLLDCVIRYRNKCFWCCDRCSRSQYRHADIQEIITIVGTIFSQVLM
- the LOC136246928 gene encoding uncharacterized protein isoform X2, which encodes MFQVSVLSVMNFSYQLSLYTSDVNLQVSLLRCIRHSVDGFEQVSSVDCSGIKGVNFQCLLDCVIRYRNKCFWCCDRCSRSQYRHADIQEIITIVGTIFSQVLM